A genomic window from Oceanobacillus timonensis includes:
- a CDS encoding DnaA N-terminal domain-containing protein: MDIWQKVLEKLSWQLSKPSFDTWLKNTTVEWNEDELTVFAANTFTADWLEDQYSEWIGDAVKEVTGEDYIICFAVSEKDADSIFSDTRLQSFSYETDSISRLETKIDRLEEKVQQLIDVKRLDERATMLEEKIRELEEQMK, translated from the coding sequence ATGGATATATGGCAAAAAGTATTGGAAAAACTAAGCTGGCAGTTATCTAAACCAAGTTTTGATACATGGTTGAAAAATACGACAGTAGAATGGAATGAAGACGAATTAACTGTATTTGCAGCGAATACATTTACAGCTGATTGGCTCGAGGACCAATATAGTGAATGGATTGGGGATGCTGTAAAAGAAGTAACAGGGGAAGATTACATTATCTGCTTTGCAGTATCGGAAAAAGATGCTGATTCTATTTTTTCCGATACTCGTTTGCAATCATTTTCATATGAAACGGATAGCATCAGCAGGCTGGAAACAAAGATAGACCGTCTGGAGGAAAAAGTACAGCAATTGATTGATGTAAAACGCCTGGATGAAAGAGCAACAATGCTGGAAGAAAAAATAAGGGAGCTGGAGGAACAGATGAAATAG
- a CDS encoding FecCD family ABC transporter permease, with amino-acid sequence MLVSAILVLLMIIIFLISLNTGSIYLTPTEVILTFFGQGTEQQNLILFDFRLPRMVIALLVGMGLAISGAVLQGIVRNPLADPGIIGINAGAGLAVMLFLSFFAVTTTLSVFLMPFLAFLGAAGAALIIYILSYKRSEGILPMRLVLTGIAVAAGINALMIVLTLRLNPETYQFLATWLAGNIWGSDWQFVLALLPWLIILIPFVYAKAMVLNILHLGEETSVGLGANLEKERRGLLVAAVGLAAASVSVSGGIGFIGLIAPHLARQLVGDKHEYVIPVSGLIGAFLLLLADMIGRFIQQPEVPAGIIVAIIGAPYFLYLLARLKD; translated from the coding sequence ATGCTGGTTAGCGCTATTTTAGTTCTGCTGATGATTATCATATTTTTAATCAGCTTAAACACAGGGAGCATTTACTTAACCCCGACAGAAGTCATATTAACTTTCTTCGGACAAGGTACGGAACAGCAGAATCTGATTTTATTTGATTTTCGGTTGCCGCGTATGGTTATTGCTTTGCTGGTAGGAATGGGACTTGCAATTTCAGGAGCAGTGCTGCAGGGAATTGTCCGGAATCCATTGGCGGATCCCGGAATTATCGGCATTAACGCCGGAGCGGGTTTAGCTGTGATGTTATTTTTATCTTTCTTTGCAGTAACAACAACACTATCTGTTTTTCTGATGCCATTTTTAGCTTTTCTTGGAGCTGCTGGGGCCGCGCTTATCATCTATATACTGTCTTACAAGCGTTCGGAAGGAATTTTACCTATGCGGTTAGTATTGACAGGGATTGCAGTTGCAGCTGGTATTAATGCATTAATGATTGTGTTAACACTGCGATTGAATCCGGAAACGTATCAATTTTTGGCTACTTGGCTTGCAGGAAACATTTGGGGTTCGGATTGGCAGTTTGTGCTTGCATTACTTCCCTGGCTTATTATTTTGATTCCGTTTGTTTACGCTAAAGCGATGGTTCTGAATATTCTTCATTTAGGGGAAGAAACGTCCGTTGGATTAGGCGCAAATCTGGAAAAAGAGCGGCGTGGACTATTAGTAGCTGCTGTTGGACTTGCTGCAGCAAGTGTTTCGGTTAGCGGCGGAATCGGATTCATTGGGCTTATTGCTCCGCATCTTGCCAGGCAGCTGGTTGGTGATAAGCATGAGTATGTTATTCCTGTTTCTGGATTAATAGGCGCGTTCCTGTTGCTCTTGGCAGATATGATCGGTCGCTTCATTCAACAGCCGGAAGTGCCGGCAGGAATCATTGTCGCGATAATTGGAGCTCCTTACTTTTTATATTTATTAGCAAGACTGAAAGATTAA
- a CDS encoding TetR/AcrR family transcriptional regulator, with protein MRDVKLPEVRKAEILDASMKLFMEKGYLQTTTKDIINQVGISRGLLYYHFKNKAEILYILVEKSVNPLIVQMKKIVNNMSLPPTEKLNQFLQTTIIQEDTITEEKITLQETVHLEENRYMMDRFYHKFIEKLLPLFTKVIEEGKEQNVFQVDFPYETAHFLVTGYVFVSNDLKLKNLGLAEMNVYLQAFKGVLAKTLGIEASVLDE; from the coding sequence ATGAGAGATGTGAAATTGCCTGAAGTACGAAAAGCGGAAATCTTAGATGCTTCGATGAAACTATTTATGGAAAAAGGGTACCTGCAGACAACAACAAAGGACATCATTAACCAAGTAGGAATTTCACGCGGTCTGCTTTATTATCATTTTAAAAATAAAGCAGAAATTCTTTATATCTTAGTCGAAAAGTCTGTTAATCCGCTCATTGTCCAAATGAAAAAAATAGTCAATAATATGTCCTTACCCCCGACAGAGAAATTAAACCAATTTTTACAGACAACGATTATTCAAGAAGATACAATTACCGAAGAAAAAATCACGCTGCAAGAAACTGTACACTTAGAAGAAAATAGATATATGATGGACCGTTTTTATCATAAGTTTATTGAAAAACTTCTCCCTTTATTTACAAAAGTAATTGAAGAAGGAAAAGAGCAGAACGTTTTTCAGGTAGACTTTCCTTATGAAACCGCACATTTTTTAGTAACAGGGTATGTTTTTGTTTCGAATGATCTTAAACTTAAGAATTTAGGGTTGGCAGAAATGAACGTGTATTTACAAGCTTTCAAGGGAGTTCTAGCAAAAACGCTAGGAATAGAAGCATCCGTTCTAGATGAATAA
- a CDS encoding 8-oxo-dGTP diphosphatase, whose amino-acid sequence MGRSEAAIFTNMCMVENEQGQILVQDRQNKNWAGITFPGGHIEKGESFHDAVVREVAEETGLHIKQPVLCGTKQFQTNQDERYVVLLYKTKLFSGELKSSDEGEVFWIAKDTLPDYPLAPDFMKMYKVFVDEKMSEFYYEQQGEKREVILF is encoded by the coding sequence ATGGGGCGTTCGGAAGCCGCCATTTTCACCAATATGTGTATGGTTGAAAATGAACAGGGGCAGATTCTAGTACAAGATAGACAAAATAAAAACTGGGCGGGAATCACTTTCCCTGGAGGCCATATTGAAAAAGGAGAATCATTCCATGATGCAGTAGTCCGGGAAGTAGCAGAAGAGACAGGCTTACATATCAAACAGCCTGTACTGTGCGGAACGAAGCAATTCCAGACGAACCAAGATGAAAGGTATGTTGTATTGCTGTATAAAACAAAATTGTTTTCCGGAGAATTAAAGAGTTCGGATGAAGGAGAGGTATTTTGGATTGCAAAGGATACATTGCCGGATTATCCATTAGCGCCTGATTTTATGAAGATGTATAAGGTATTTGTTGATGAAAAAATGTCAGAGTTCTATTATGAACAGCAAGGTGAAAAGAGAGAAGTTATCTTATTTTAA
- a CDS encoding iron ABC transporter permease translates to MNKLEERKEVKETVRPVRGMFILGIGSILLLLSLVLAVSFGSADMSLQTVWQAIFQFDSDLQQHQIIREIRFPRIFGAAIVGSCFAVAGALMQGMTRNPLADSGLLGLNAGAVFMLACCFAFFPHLPYLYMILFSFLGAALGAGIVYGVGSLSKNGLTPIRLVLAGAAVSALLGALSEGIALYYEIGQDLAFWYAGGISGTNWSHLQIIIPWLLLALIAAMTVSRSITLLSLGEEVAVGLGIKTGRVKLAASLIIVVLAGLAVSVVGAVSFVGLMVPHIVRWFIGQDYRWIIPGTVIYGALLVVLADLAARNISPPHEMPIGALIALLGVPFFLYLARKGGGMV, encoded by the coding sequence ATGAATAAACTAGAAGAACGAAAAGAAGTCAAAGAAACCGTGCGCCCTGTCCGTGGCATGTTTATTTTAGGGATTGGGAGCATCCTTTTATTATTGTCTTTGGTGCTGGCTGTCTCATTTGGGTCAGCAGATATGTCCTTACAAACGGTATGGCAGGCCATCTTCCAATTTGATTCAGATTTACAACAGCATCAAATTATTAGAGAAATACGTTTTCCCCGTATATTCGGCGCAGCGATTGTAGGCAGTTGCTTTGCTGTAGCAGGGGCATTAATGCAAGGAATGACACGTAATCCGCTTGCTGATTCAGGTTTACTAGGTTTAAATGCCGGAGCAGTTTTTATGTTAGCTTGCTGTTTTGCTTTTTTCCCGCATTTGCCTTATTTATATATGATTTTATTTTCATTTTTAGGCGCTGCACTTGGAGCAGGAATTGTATACGGAGTGGGTTCATTGTCAAAAAACGGGCTGACCCCGATTCGCTTGGTGTTGGCTGGTGCGGCAGTCAGTGCGCTTTTAGGTGCACTTAGTGAAGGAATTGCGCTTTATTATGAAATTGGACAGGATTTAGCTTTTTGGTATGCAGGTGGTATTTCCGGAACAAACTGGAGCCATTTACAAATAATTATCCCGTGGTTACTTTTAGCATTAATTGCTGCTATGACAGTATCCCGGTCGATAACGTTATTAAGTTTAGGGGAAGAGGTTGCAGTAGGTTTAGGAATAAAAACTGGGCGTGTGAAGCTGGCTGCTTCCTTGATTATTGTTGTTTTAGCTGGACTGGCTGTTTCTGTTGTTGGTGCCGTAAGCTTTGTAGGGTTAATGGTACCGCATATTGTCCGCTGGTTTATCGGGCAGGATTACCGCTGGATTATTCCAGGAACTGTTATCTATGGTGCTTTACTTGTTGTGCTGGCTGATTTGGCAGCACGCAACATCAGTCCTCCTCATGAAATGCCAATTGGTGCATTAATTGCCTTATTGGGCGTGCCTTTCTTTTTATACTTGGCAAGAAAGGGCGGGGGAATGGTATGA
- a CDS encoding acryloyl-CoA reductase, translating to MANTFKALVIEKENENLNLHVKEIEPSDLPEGEVLIDVKYSGINYKDGLAAHPNGNIVKGYPFIPGIDLAGEVINSKDHRYQAGDKVIVTSYELGVSHYGGYSEYARVPAEWIVPLPEGLTLKESMILGTAGFTAALSVQRLEENGLKPENGPVLVTGATGGVGSIAISLLTKKGYQTIASTGKTDEAAYLQQLGAAEVIDRNEVYDGKVKKMDKQKWAGAVDAAGGEPLASLLAQIQYRGSVAVSGMAAGVNLPSSVFPFILRGVSLLGIDSVYCPMEERKYIWERLATDLKLDNLEDLVYKEVGLDALPELLPSVLESDHLGRMLVNVEK from the coding sequence ATGGCAAACACATTTAAAGCACTCGTCATAGAAAAAGAAAATGAAAACTTGAATTTGCATGTAAAAGAAATCGAACCATCCGATCTGCCTGAGGGTGAAGTTCTAATTGATGTGAAATACAGCGGTATCAACTATAAAGATGGCCTTGCTGCTCATCCAAATGGAAATATTGTGAAGGGTTATCCGTTTATTCCGGGAATCGATTTAGCCGGGGAAGTGATTAATTCAAAAGATCATCGTTATCAAGCGGGCGATAAGGTTATCGTTACCAGTTATGAATTAGGCGTTTCCCATTATGGCGGCTACAGTGAATATGCACGTGTTCCGGCAGAATGGATTGTGCCTCTTCCAGAAGGTTTGACCTTAAAAGAAAGCATGATATTGGGAACAGCCGGTTTTACAGCTGCTTTATCTGTCCAGCGATTAGAAGAAAATGGACTGAAGCCGGAAAATGGTCCTGTGCTTGTCACTGGGGCAACAGGTGGTGTTGGAAGTATTGCTATTTCCCTTTTAACAAAGAAAGGATATCAGACAATAGCTAGTACAGGAAAAACGGATGAAGCTGCTTATCTGCAACAATTAGGCGCAGCGGAAGTGATTGACAGAAATGAAGTCTATGATGGAAAAGTAAAAAAGATGGATAAGCAGAAATGGGCAGGAGCCGTTGATGCAGCAGGCGGGGAGCCGTTAGCATCTTTATTGGCACAAATCCAATATCGCGGCAGTGTTGCGGTCAGCGGCATGGCAGCTGGTGTCAATTTGCCGTCATCTGTTTTTCCGTTTATTTTACGCGGTGTTTCCCTGCTTGGAATTGATTCGGTCTATTGTCCGATGGAAGAGCGGAAGTATATCTGGGAACGTTTAGCAACAGATTTAAAATTAGATAACCTGGAAGACTTAGTGTATAAGGAAGTTGGGCTGGATGCATTACCGGAACTTCTGCCATCCGTATTAGAAAGCGATCATCTGGGCAGAATGCTGGTGAATGTAGAAAAATAA
- a CDS encoding YitT family protein, whose product MKNYVFLIAGTFFFAASVAIFAMPNSLAEGGVPGLSLLIYHQTDISPALTTFILNAITLLVGYRYLPKDMIIKSVVTIPLFSFFIYLLEDLASGIPDPLLAAVFAGVFTGVGFGLIFRSGSTTGGTSTIARMLNYKFGWELTGTNFVLDASVVVAGVFIIGPVYTMYTVLALFIGKRVTDYVLEGFEAKRVVHIFSNKTKEVEHALQTSLGTHTTVLKAEKNSEGVEENLIYVAIPKQRLFYLKKLVSSIDENAFTVVHTVKDVTGGSFAEAHHPGQKTFRSKKLERRYYKKQANEESFTSPDHNTANEKA is encoded by the coding sequence ATGAAGAACTATGTATTTTTAATTGCCGGCACCTTTTTCTTTGCCGCTTCTGTGGCGATTTTTGCCATGCCGAATTCCTTAGCGGAAGGTGGTGTGCCAGGATTATCATTGCTTATTTATCATCAAACTGATATATCCCCGGCATTAACTACGTTTATTCTGAATGCAATTACTCTTCTTGTAGGTTATCGTTATTTACCTAAAGATATGATTATCAAATCTGTCGTGACTATACCGTTATTTTCTTTTTTTATATACCTCTTAGAAGATTTAGCGAGCGGTATCCCGGATCCGCTTTTAGCTGCTGTTTTTGCTGGTGTATTTACTGGCGTTGGTTTTGGGTTAATTTTCCGTTCAGGAAGTACAACAGGGGGAACATCAACGATTGCTCGGATGTTAAACTATAAATTTGGCTGGGAATTAACAGGAACCAACTTTGTGTTGGATGCTTCTGTCGTTGTTGCCGGTGTTTTTATCATTGGTCCGGTGTACACGATGTATACAGTCCTTGCGCTGTTTATTGGAAAGCGGGTAACGGACTATGTATTAGAAGGTTTTGAAGCAAAAAGAGTCGTGCATATTTTTTCTAATAAAACCAAAGAAGTCGAGCATGCGCTGCAAACCAGTTTGGGGACACATACGACTGTTTTAAAAGCAGAGAAAAACTCAGAAGGTGTCGAAGAAAATCTAATTTATGTGGCTATCCCGAAACAACGGCTTTTCTATCTGAAAAAGCTGGTAAGCAGTATTGATGAAAATGCATTTACGGTTGTGCATACGGTGAAGGACGTTACCGGAGGCAGCTTTGCAGAAGCGCACCATCCGGGACAGAAAACATTCCGAAGCAAGAAATTGGAACGCCGCTATTATAAAAAGCAGGCGAATGAAGAGAGTTTTACATCTCCTGATCATAATACTGCTAACGAGAAAGCATGA
- a CDS encoding aldo/keto reductase codes for MVKHVNLGKSDVSVHPVGLGTNAVGGHNIYPDMLDEEQGKDVVRTALDNGINMLDTAFIYGPERSEELVGEVMQEYKRDDIVLATKAAHKFVGNDTVMDNSPTFLKQSVDDALKRTQTDYIDLFYIHFPDEDTPKAEAVGALKELKDQGKIRSIGVSNFTPEQLKEANQDGYVDVLQAEYNLLNRAPEKDYFPYTAANNITFIPYFPLESGLLAGKYDKNTTFSDLRAEKPNFQGQQFLDNLEKVDQVKKIADKYGEEVAHIVLTWYFSQPSVDVIIPGAKRPEQVLSNQKAAEISLSEEDIQKISDIFA; via the coding sequence ATGGTTAAACATGTAAATTTAGGTAAATCAGATGTCTCCGTACATCCTGTCGGCTTAGGAACCAATGCGGTAGGAGGCCATAATATTTATCCGGATATGCTGGATGAAGAACAAGGAAAAGACGTTGTCCGCACAGCGCTCGATAATGGCATTAACATGCTGGATACAGCATTTATTTATGGACCGGAGCGCTCGGAAGAACTCGTTGGGGAAGTTATGCAGGAATATAAACGTGATGATATCGTGCTGGCAACGAAAGCAGCTCACAAATTTGTCGGAAACGATACAGTCATGGATAATTCACCAACATTTTTAAAACAATCCGTAGACGATGCTTTAAAACGTACGCAGACGGATTATATTGATTTATTTTATATCCATTTCCCCGATGAAGACACACCAAAAGCAGAAGCAGTCGGTGCTCTAAAAGAATTGAAAGATCAAGGAAAAATCCGTTCCATCGGTGTTTCCAACTTTACACCTGAGCAATTGAAGGAAGCAAACCAAGATGGTTATGTAGACGTACTGCAAGCAGAGTACAATTTATTAAATCGTGCACCGGAAAAGGACTACTTCCCTTACACAGCGGCAAATAACATTACATTTATTCCTTATTTCCCACTGGAGTCCGGTTTATTAGCTGGTAAATATGATAAGAACACCACTTTTTCTGATTTACGGGCAGAAAAACCAAATTTCCAAGGGCAGCAGTTCCTGGATAATCTGGAAAAAGTAGATCAGGTCAAAAAAATCGCTGATAAATATGGCGAAGAGGTCGCTCATATTGTGCTGACTTGGTATTTTTCTCAACCATCCGTTGATGTGATTATTCCTGGCGCAAAACGGCCGGAACAAGTACTAAGCAACCAAAAAGCAGCAGAGATTTCATTATCTGAAGAAGATATTCAAAAAATCAGCGATATCTTTGCTTAA
- a CDS encoding pentapeptide repeat-containing protein has product MKIDIPKISPALTEKRFTDIFYEEDPLLEMCEITGTEFTNEVVERVRIYDAVIKNCQFNQTDFENIELTDVRFENCDLSNVNLTKSSIHRVEFIHCKLVGCEFPESSIGNVRFDDSTLNLAAFGNAKLEKVIFNESILTNVDFYHCKFKKIEFLRCDLNEANFEQTSLKGIDISSSSFETLTVSLESLKGCKVSSYQAIQFASLIGLVIKD; this is encoded by the coding sequence ATGAAAATTGACATTCCAAAAATTTCTCCCGCATTAACAGAGAAAAGATTTACCGATATTTTTTACGAAGAGGATCCGTTACTGGAAATGTGCGAAATCACCGGGACAGAGTTTACCAATGAAGTGGTAGAGCGTGTACGGATTTACGATGCGGTTATTAAAAATTGCCAATTTAATCAGACAGACTTTGAAAATATAGAGCTGACAGATGTCCGCTTTGAAAATTGTGACTTATCCAATGTGAATTTAACGAAGTCCTCTATCCACCGCGTGGAGTTTATTCATTGCAAATTAGTCGGTTGTGAATTTCCGGAATCATCTATCGGCAATGTCCGGTTTGATGATTCTACATTAAATCTGGCTGCTTTCGGAAATGCAAAGTTAGAAAAGGTCATATTTAACGAATCGATATTAACCAATGTCGATTTCTATCATTGTAAGTTCAAAAAAATTGAATTCCTTCGTTGCGACTTAAATGAAGCAAACTTTGAACAGACTAGTCTGAAAGGGATTGATATCAGCTCTTCCAGTTTTGAAACGTTAACTGTTTCTTTAGAAAGCTTAAAAGGCTGTAAAGTTTCCTCTTATCAAGCCATTCAGTTTGCTTCTTTGATTGGATTGGTCATTAAAGATTAA
- a CDS encoding DUF1648 domain-containing protein, protein MKKDITVLFIMLVMLFVVILFLPASIPIHFNWRGEADIVVHKYVLLLGVIIPYSVYWQFFREKRE, encoded by the coding sequence ATGAAAAAGGATATCACGGTACTCTTCATTATGTTGGTGATGTTGTTTGTTGTTATTTTGTTCTTGCCTGCCTCTATTCCGATTCATTTTAATTGGCGCGGAGAAGCGGATATTGTCGTCCATAAATATGTTCTTTTGCTTGGCGTTATTATTCCATATTCTGTTTACTGGCAATTCTTTAGAGAAAAAAGAGAGTAG
- a CDS encoding ABC transporter ATP-binding protein → MLKVNHVTKRYEDGTKAITDINLHIQSGDIYGFIGSNGAGKSTMIKSIVGIHPFNEGEIWIDGYSIKTDPVHCKKRIAFIPDTPDLYEHLTGMQYINFMADIFEISSPERKQSIDKYSTIFEMTSKLHNSIASYSHGMKQRIAIIAALVHRPALFILDEPFVGLDPTASYELKRLMQEHAQNGGAVFFSTHVLEVAQKLCNKVAIIHQGELVKNGFMDEVVGSKSLEEIFMEVRNESKNMDII, encoded by the coding sequence ATGTTAAAAGTAAACCATGTTACCAAAAGGTATGAAGACGGAACAAAAGCTATTACGGATATCAATCTCCATATTCAAAGCGGTGATATTTACGGTTTTATTGGAAGTAATGGAGCGGGCAAATCTACGATGATTAAATCAATTGTGGGAATCCATCCTTTTAACGAGGGAGAGATATGGATAGATGGCTATTCCATCAAAACCGATCCTGTTCACTGCAAAAAAAGAATCGCATTTATCCCTGATACGCCTGACCTTTACGAGCATTTAACCGGGATGCAGTATATCAACTTTATGGCCGATATTTTCGAAATTTCTTCACCCGAGAGAAAACAATCCATTGACAAATACAGTACCATTTTTGAAATGACAAGCAAACTTCATAACAGCATTGCTTCTTACTCTCATGGCATGAAACAGCGGATTGCTATCATTGCTGCTCTCGTCCACCGACCAGCATTATTTATTCTAGATGAGCCTTTTGTCGGCTTAGATCCAACTGCTTCTTATGAGCTAAAAAGATTGATGCAAGAACATGCCCAAAATGGCGGCGCTGTATTTTTTTCAACCCATGTATTAGAAGTTGCCCAAAAACTGTGTAATAAAGTCGCCATTATTCATCAAGGAGAACTTGTTAAAAACGGATTTATGGACGAGGTTGTCGGCTCGAAAAGTTTAGAAGAAATTTTTATGGAGGTCCGCAATGAATCAAAAAATATGGATATTATTTAA
- a CDS encoding ABC transporter ATP-binding protein, which translates to MKAIEVNDIDVGYINELIIKNLSISIPSNKITTIIGPNGCGKSTLIKSLARILNVKQGAVFLEGEEIHKVDTKKIAKRMAILPQTAEAPGGLTVYELISYGRFPYKKGMGSLRKEDYDYINWAMEVTGLTEFQNRSINALSGGQRQRVWIAMALAQGTDILVLDEPTTYLDLAHQLDILLLLDRLNKEEGRTIIMVLHDLNHASRFSDYLVAMRDGEIVTDGTPEEVMTCDHLQQVFQIDANIARCPHSANPICLSYQLCQAEKTSGGCNVNASSKSCWQSVSG; encoded by the coding sequence ATGAAAGCGATTGAAGTGAACGACATTGATGTCGGCTATATCAATGAATTAATCATTAAGAATCTCAGTATCTCGATTCCATCTAATAAGATTACAACTATTATCGGTCCGAATGGTTGTGGGAAGTCAACTTTAATTAAAAGCCTTGCTCGTATTTTAAATGTGAAGCAGGGGGCTGTTTTTTTAGAAGGGGAAGAAATCCATAAGGTCGATACAAAAAAGATTGCAAAACGAATGGCGATTCTGCCTCAGACTGCTGAAGCACCAGGAGGACTGACAGTATATGAATTAATTTCTTATGGACGTTTTCCGTATAAAAAAGGAATGGGCTCTTTAAGAAAGGAAGATTATGACTATATTAACTGGGCAATGGAAGTGACAGGATTAACAGAATTCCAGAATCGGTCAATCAATGCCTTGTCGGGAGGACAGCGGCAGCGAGTCTGGATTGCAATGGCATTAGCACAAGGGACAGACATTCTTGTGTTGGATGAACCGACTACTTATTTAGACTTGGCACATCAATTGGATATTTTATTGTTATTGGATCGCCTTAATAAAGAAGAAGGTCGTACGATCATTATGGTTCTTCATGATTTAAATCATGCTTCCCGTTTTTCCGACTATTTGGTTGCAATGCGTGATGGAGAGATTGTCACTGATGGCACACCGGAGGAAGTAATGACCTGTGATCATTTGCAGCAAGTTTTTCAAATTGATGCAAATATAGCTAGATGTCCACATAGTGCAAATCCAATCTGTTTATCATACCAGCTGTGTCAGGCAGAAAAAACGTCTGGCGGCTGTAACGTGAATGCTTCGTCTAAATCATGTTGGCAATCGGTGTCTGGCTAA
- a CDS encoding iron-hydroxamate ABC transporter substrate-binding protein: MKKLLFLLGCMLSLLIMGCSNQSDEEQNNAEEETSDETVTYESETGPVEIPADPQRIVALSNGPNVFALDGNLVGVDEWTKASPLFEEGLADVEVVSENDPESILALEPDLIIAGSHMENLDELEKIAPTVIYTWGKLDYLQQHLEIGKLLNKEEEAQEWMDDFSERAKAVGDKIKEEHGEDVSVSVFETDSKNFSVFGDNWARGTEILYQAMELTMPEKVQEDALADGYYSLSLETLPEYAGDFIVLSEMGAENEFTKSETWQSIPAVENNQVIAFNTEEATYSDPVTLEHLLAIFEEGFLE, from the coding sequence ATGAAAAAGCTATTATTTCTTTTAGGATGTATGCTTAGCCTGCTTATCATGGGGTGCAGCAATCAGTCAGATGAAGAACAAAATAATGCTGAAGAAGAAACATCTGATGAAACGGTGACATATGAATCAGAGACAGGGCCAGTGGAAATACCTGCTGATCCACAGCGGATTGTCGCATTGTCAAATGGCCCAAATGTCTTTGCTCTTGATGGAAATTTGGTAGGGGTAGACGAATGGACAAAAGCAAGTCCGCTTTTTGAAGAAGGTTTGGCAGATGTAGAGGTCGTTTCAGAAAATGATCCGGAGAGTATTTTAGCATTGGAGCCGGATTTAATTATTGCCGGTTCGCATATGGAAAATCTGGATGAACTAGAAAAGATTGCGCCGACTGTTATTTATACCTGGGGAAAGCTGGATTATCTGCAGCAGCATTTGGAGATTGGTAAATTACTCAATAAAGAGGAAGAAGCACAGGAATGGATGGATGATTTCAGCGAACGCGCAAAAGCAGTTGGCGACAAAATCAAAGAAGAGCATGGGGAAGATGTTTCTGTTTCCGTATTTGAAACAGACTCTAAAAACTTCTCTGTCTTTGGAGATAACTGGGCTCGCGGAACAGAAATATTGTATCAGGCTATGGAGCTGACCATGCCGGAAAAAGTGCAGGAGGATGCGCTTGCTGACGGGTATTACAGTTTATCTCTGGAGACGTTGCCAGAATATGCAGGGGATTTCATTGTTCTGAGTGAGATGGGAGCAGAAAATGAATTTACGAAGAGCGAAACTTGGCAGTCTATTCCAGCGGTGGAAAACAATCAAGTGATTGCATTTAATACAGAGGAGGCTACTTACAGTGATCCGGTAACGCTGGAGCATTTACTTGCTATTTTTGAAGAAGGTTTCCTTGAATAA